The DNA region GCCGCCTGGAGAGGGTGGAAAACGAGCTGGGACGCCATGTGTTTATCGATTACGCCCACACTCCCGATGCCCTGGAAAAGGTGCTCACCTCCCTGAACGGCATAAAAACCGGGCGGATCATAACCGTCATGGGCTGCGGCGGAGACAGGGACCGGGCCAAGCGGCCCCTCATGGGGGCGGTGGCGGCTCTTTTGTCCGATCTTCTTGTGATTACCAGTGACAACCCCAGAACCGAGGACCCGGAAGCCATCATCGCCCAGATAATTCCCGGTGCCAGCCTCCATAAGAAGGAGCTTCCGGGCGGCGCCTTTTCCGAAACCGGCTTTCTTGTGGAGCCGGACAGGCGCCGCGCCATAGCCCTCGCCATAAGGGCAACGAGGCCCGGAGACACGGTCCTGGTGGCAGGAAAGGGTCATGAGGACTATATGATCATCGGAACCCAAAAGCGCCATTTCGACGACCGCCAGGAAGCGGCAAGGGCGCTTGCGGACCTGGGCGGAGGAAATTGATGGCCATGTGGACAAAAGCCGAAATTCTTGCCGCCATCGAGGGCAGGGTGATCAAGGAAGGGCCGGTTTCGGAATTCACCGGAATCTGCCTGGATTCGCGCCTGGTCAGGCCCGGCGACATCTTCATCCCCATAGTGGGTGAGCGCCACGACGCCCACGCCTTCATCGCCGAAGTGGCCGCAAAGGGCGCGTCCCTGATAATCGTCGAGGAAAAACGCACTGGCGCCCTTCCCGAAGGGGTCACCATCATTGCGGTCCCGGACACGACCCTTGCGCTTGGCAGGCTTGCGGCCCATCACAGGCGGAAGATGGCGGCCAGAATACTGTGTCTTACAGGTACAAATGGCAAGACCACTACAAAGGAAATGCTTTTCCTCATTTTCTCGGCGGTTTTCGCCACCCTTAAAACCAAGGGCAATTTCAACAACCACATTGGCCTTCCCCTGACTCTCCTGGAGCTTCGCCCGGAGCACGCATGGGCCCTGGTGGAGGCGGGGATGAACCATCCGGGCGAGATCGCCTATCTTACGGGAATCGCAAAGCCCGACATCGGCCTTGTGAACAACGTGGGACCCGGCCACCTGGAAGGCGTGGGCAGCGTGGAGGGTGTGGCCCTGGCCAAAAAGGAGCTCATCGACGGGATGGAGTCCGGCATCGCCGTCTTAAACGCCGACGATCCCTGGGTTTCCGCCATGGCCAAGGGTTTTCGCGGAAGGGTTATCTTCTTCGGCCTGGGTGAAAAAGCGGACGTGCGGGCCACGGACCTTGCGCTCACCGAAGAAGGCCAGACCTTCACCCTCAGGTTTCCCGAAAGCTCCGTTTCCGTGAGACTGAAGGCCTTCGGACGCCACATGGTGGAAAACGCCGCCGCCGCAGCAGCAGCCGGGTATGCGGCTGGAATCGACCCCAAGATTATCGCCGAAGCCCTGGGGAGATTTGAACCGGTGGCTGGAAGGCTCGCTCCCAAACCCCTCGAAAGCGGCGTGTACCTGCTTGATGACACCTATAACGCGAACCCAAGCAGCATGGCGGCAGCCCTTGAAACCCTGGTCTCCATCAAAAAGGATGGCCGGGCCGTGGCGATTTTGGGCGACATGTTCGAGCTTGGGGCCGATTCACGAAAAGAGCACGAGAAGCTGGGTCGGCTGGTCGCAAGGCTTGGGATCGACCTGGTTTTCGTGGCCGGTGAAAACGCCCGCCACGTGGTTGCTGGCGCGGTGGGTGCCGGGATGGATGAGAAGAGAATCATGGCCTCGGACCGGGAGGGCATAAGCGCCGCTGCGGGCAGGGCTTTAAGGCCCGGAGACCGGGTTCTCGTGAAGGGCTCGCGGGGCATGGCCATGGAAAAGGTTCTCGAGTATCTGGCGCAGGCTGATTCTGCCCGCTGAAAAAGCCGGGCTTGTTTGGCAGTCAGTTGAAAATCTTAAAGTGAAGAGGCTGGTGAAAAACGATGAGCCGCAAGGCGTTCGAAAAGCCGATTAGTAAACGTACCAAATGTACGTGGCGGAATCGGCTTTGAAGAACAACACTGCGGATCGCGTTTTTCGACGGCCTCTTCCGGGGCGGGGGCACCCACCATGTTTTACTACCTTCATCTGCTGGCGTCGGATGTATCGTTTTTCAGGGTATTTCAATATATTACGTTTCGTACCATATATGCAACAGTCACTGCTCTCGTCATCTCCTTCCTGCTCGGCCCTTACACCATAAGGCTTCTGCGCCGCCTGAAGGCAGGGCAGCCCATAAGGCTCGACGGCCCCGAATCCCATTACGACAAGAAAAACACCCCCACCATGGGCGGGGTTCTCATTCTCATAGCCCTGATTCCGGCCACCCTTTTATGGGCTGACCTGGCCAGCATCCACGTCTGGGTGGTGCTTTCGGTCACCATAGGAAGCGGCCTTGTGGGCTTCGTGGACGACTACAAAAAGGTGAGCAAAAAAGACCCCAAGGGCCTTCCCGGAAAACAGAAGCTCCTGTTCCAGTCTTTGGTGGCAGCCGCCGCCTGCACGGCCCTTGTAACGCACCCCGGTTTCGACACGCATCTCAACGTCCCGTTTTTCAAGGCCTTCCGCCCGGACCTCGGATGGCTCTACGTGCTGTTCGGAATGCTGGTGATAGTGGGTGCGTCCAATGCGGTAAACCTGACCGACGGCCTCGACGGCCTGGCCATCGTGCCAGTCGCCGTAACTGCGGGCACCTATCTATTATTCGCCTACGTTGCGGGCAACATCAAGTTCGCCACCTATCTCCAGGTTCCCCACGTTACCGGGGCGGGCGAAGTGGCTGTTTTCTGCGGGGCCCTCGTGGGGGCCTCCCTGGGCTTTCTCTGGTACAACTGCCATCCTGCGCAGATGTTCATGGGCGACGTCGGCTCACTGGCCCTGGGCGGGGCCCTGGGGAGCGTCGCAGTCACCACAAAGCAGGAACTCACCCTGGTGATCGTAGGGGGCCTCTTTGTTGCCGAAGCCGTTAGCGTAATGATTCAGACCGGGTGGTTCAAATATACCAGAATCCGTTTCGGAACGGGTAGAAGAATTTTTAGAATGGCCCCCATGCATCATCATTTCGAAAAAATGGGCTGGCCCGAAACCAAGGTTACGGTCCGCTTCTGGATCATAGCCGTTCTTTTGGCGCTTCTGTCCCTCAGCACCCTGAAATTGAGGTAAGACCTTGGACATCTTCGGAAAAAAGATACTCGTGGTGGGGCTTGCCAGAAGCGGCGACGCGGCGGCCCGTTTCTGCCTGGGGCGCGGTGCGGTGGTCACCGTGGCGGACGCAGCGTCCTCCCCCACCCTTGCCGAAAGGGCGGAAAAACTCCGCGCCCTGGGTATCACGGTTGTTCTGGGCTCCCAGGAGGACGAGCTTTTTCACGCTGCCGATATAATCGTGTTGAGCCCCGGAGTTCCCCACACCCTGGCCCCCATCGTGGAGGCGAAAAAAAGGGGCGCTCTGGTGATGGGCGAAATGGAGCTCGCCTGCCGTTTCGTAGAGGCCGACCTGATAGCGGTTTCCGGTACGAACGGCAAGACCACATGCACGACGCTTTTGTCCAAAATGCTGGAAAAGACCTTCGCCAACGTGCTTTTGGGCGGCAACATCGGCGACCCCCTTATCGGCTACGCGGACCGGAGCGAGAAGGCCGACTGCGCGGCTGTGGAGGTGTCGAGTTTTCAGCTCGACACCATAATCGACTTTCACCCCCTTGTGTCGATTCTCCTGAACGTGACGGACGATCACCAGGACCGCTATTCCGGCATGAAAGATTACGCGGCCTCCAAGGAAAGGCTCTTTCTCAACCAGACCGAAAACGATTTCGCCGTGTTGAACGGCAAGGACGGCTACATAAGGGAAATGGCCCCAAGGATCAAGGCGAAGAAGTTTTTCTTCGCGGGCCGTCGGGAAAACGAGGCCGGGGCGGACATCCACAGGGACCGCATCGAATTTTTCCTTCCGGGAGGCGCGAACTGGACGCTCTCGCTGGAAAAGATGAGCCTCGCGGGCGAACACAACCGGGAAAACGTGGCGGCGGCGGCCCTTGGGGCCTATCTTGCGGGCGCGAAAGCCCAGGGCATCCAGGCCGCCCTGGACGAGTTCACGGGCCTGGCCCACCGCCTGGAATTCGTGGCCGAAATCAACGGCGTCCGCTACTACGATGACAGCAAGGGAACCAACGTGGACGCGGTTCTCCGCGCCCTGGAGGGCTTCGACGAGCCCCTGGTGCTCATAATGGGGGGGCGCGACAAGGCCAGCGATTTCACCGTGCTAAGGGACATGGTCCAAAAAAAGGTGAAGCTCCTGATTCTCGCCGGGGAGGCCGGGCCGGTCATCGGCAAGGCCCTTTCGGGAACCACCGCCATAGAGACCGCGCCGAACGTGCCGGAGGCAGTGAGGATGGCGGCGCGGGCAGCAAAACCGGGCTGGGTGGTGCTCCTGTCTCCTGGATGCGCCAGCTTCGACGCCTACAACTCCTACGCGGAAAGAGGGAGGGACTTCTGCCGGGCCGTGCGCAGCCTGGTTCAATAGATAGAAACTGTGGATATTATAGGTTTCAAATCAGTCGGCCTTTTAACAACACGTTGAAAAAGGCTGGATATGAAGCCTGTCCAAAAACGATGAAGCACGACACAGCAATTCGCGTTTTTAGACAGGCTGATAAGGACCGGCTGAAACGTCCTCAGGAACATAGTCAACAGAATAAGGAACAGCGTTTCACTGAAAAGGACATGGGGCAATGAGAGGCAAGGGCGGGGCGACAGGAAAAAGGGTATCCACCAGGGGTCTGGACGTGGCTCTCGTGGTGGGGGTAATGGGCCTGGCGGGAATCGGCCTGGCGATGGTCTACAGCGCAAGCACTGCTTGGGCTCTTAAAATGCACGGCGCGGAAACATATTTCATAAAAAGGCAGATAGTCTACTTTCTTGCAGGAATTACGGCTTTCTACGTGGCCTACAGGATTCCCTACCAGATATACCGGAGCCTGGCCTACCCTCTTCTGGCCCTTACGGGCCTGCTTCTGATTTTGGTGCATGTTCCGGGCATAGGGCACTCCGCAGGCGGCGCGACCAGATGGATAAAGCTTCCGGGAATGATGTTCCAGCCTTCTGAACTGGCCCGTATAGCGATAGTGGTCTACTACGCCTATTCCATGACCAAGAAGCAGAAGGTGATGCAGAATTTCTACCTGGGAATCCTGCCCCACATCCTGGTCACGGGCCTTTTGTGCGGGCTTTTGCTCACACAGCCCGACTTCGGCTCCTCGGTTCTTCTTGTGGGCGTAAGCGGCCTGATGCTCTTCATCGGCGGGGCAAGGACCTCCACCCTTTTGTTCATGGGAAGCTACGCCTTTGTCCTGGGCCTGTCCCTCATCATGGGCTCCGAGTACAGGTCTGAAAGGTTTCTGGCCTTTCTGAATCCCTGGCTCTACGAAAACGACCAGGGCTACCAGATATGCCACTCCCTCATGGCCTTCGGCACGGGCGGGGTCAACGGGTCCGGGTTCGGCGACAGCATCCAGAAGCTGCTTTACCTTCCGGAACCCCACACGGATTTCATTTTCTCAATAATCGGCGAAGAGGCTGGTTTGAGGGGCGTCGTATTCGTGGTGGGCCTCTACGGGCTGGTCCTGTGGAGGGGCATCGATATCTCCCGCAGGTCGAACACCATGTTCGGCTCTTACCTGGCCATGGGCATAACCGCCGGAATCGGGATGCAGGCTTTTGTAAACATGGGCGTCGCCATGAGCCTTCTTCCGGCCAAGGGGCTCACCCTGCCCTTTTTGAGCTACGGCGGAAGCTCGCTTCTTCTGAACATGGCGGCAGTGGGCATTCTCTGCAACATAGGCGCAAAACGCCGCCCCAGGCTGGCGGCGGCAAAATCGCCATCAAGGGCCGAGGCGAACAGCCGCATCGGGAGAATGCCGTGGCCAAGCCCAGCCATGTAGGAATCATCATCGCGGGCGGCGGAACCGGGGGACACCTGTTCCCCGGCATCGCCGTTGCCCAGGCCGCGAAAAGGCTCGATCCCGGCGTGCGGGTGCTTTTCGTTGGCACGGACAAGCCCTTTGAAAGGGACGCAACCCAAAGGGCCGGGTTTGAGCACAAAAGCATAGCTGTGGAAGGACTCAAACGCAGGAGCCTTTGGAACAAGCTGATCGCCCTGGTGAAACTCGTCGGGGCGATTTTCACGTCTTTCGGAATTATCTGGAAATTTTCGCCTGACATCATTCTCGGAGTCGGTGGCTACGCTTCCGCCCCCTGCCTTCTGGCCGGATTCCTTATGGGGAAGAAACTTGCCATCCAGGAACAGAACGTGGCCCCCGGAATCACCAACAAGATTCTTGGGCGTCTTGTCGGCAGGATTTACGCCTCCTTTAATGAGAGCGGGCAGTTTTTTCCCGGCTCGAAAATCCTGGTGACCGGAAACCCGGTGCGCCTGTCCTTCATGGACGGATTGAGCGGTGAAAAGGCCCCTGAGCGCACCGCTGCCCCGGCCTTCACCGTTCTCATCACGGGAGGAAGCCAGGGCGCGCACGGCATGAACGTTGCCGTTTCCGAGGCCCTGAAAACCGAGGCGTTGAGGCTTGCGGGAATCTCTTTCATCCACCAGACCGGGGAAGCCGACCTTGCCATGATGGAAGAGGCCTATCGGGATTGGGGCGGCAGGTACGTGGTGCAGGCCTTTTTTCACGACATGGACAGGCGCTACGCGGCGACCGATCTGGTGGTCTGCCGGGCCGGGGCCACCACGGTGGCGGAACTGACGGCCCTGGGGAAGCCCGCTGTTTTCGTGCCCTTTCCCTTTGCCGCCGACAACCACCAGGAAAAGAACGCAAGGGCCCTTGAGGCGTCCGGCGCGGCAAGGGTGATAATTCAGAAGGACCTTTCGGGAAAGGTCTTCGCCGACACGGTGATCGAACTTTCCGAGAATCCTTCAGCCCTCAGGGAAATGGCCGAGGCCTCCAAAAGGCTCGGAAGGCCAAGGGCCGCAATGGACATAGCCGCCGACATGGCGGCCTGGATTTCCGGGCCGGAGAAGCCTCTATAGAATTCAAGGCTCCGCCGGAAGGCGGGGTCCGGGGCGCCTCAAGCGCGCTAAGCAGCCGTTGCAACGGAAAGCCACGGGAGGGAAAAGCATGTACCGGAAAAAGTATCACATCCACTTCGTGGGCATCGGCGGCATCGGCATGAGCGGCATAAGCGAGGTGCTTTTAAGCAAGGGCTACCTGGTGTCGGGAAGCGATCTCAAGTCGAGCGACATCACCCGCAGGCTGGCCGCCCTGGGCGGAATCATCCATGAGGGCCACTTTGCGGAGCACGCCACGGGGGCCGACGTTGTGGTGGTGTCCTCGGCGGTTGCCCCGAACAACCCGGAAGTGGTGGCGGCCAGGAACGCGGGCATCCCCGTTATCGCCAGGGCCGAGATGCTGGCCGAACTCATGCGGCTCCAGTTCTCCGTAGCGGTGGCCGGTTCACACGGGAAGACCACGACTACCAGCATGGTGGCCACGGTGCTGGCTGCGGGCGGCCTCGACCCCACGGTGGTGGTGGGGGGAAAGGTCAAGGCCCTGGGCACCAACGCGGTGCTTGGCCAGGGCGACTACATCGTGGCCGGGGCCGACGAGAGCGACGGCTCCTTTCTGAAAATGAGCCCAACCATAGCGGTTGTCACCAACATCGACCGCGAACACATGGATTTCTACGCCGACCTGGACGAGATCAAGGACTGCTTCGCCCGTTTCCTGGAGCGCCTGCCCTTCTACGGCCTTGCCGTGCTCTGCCTGGACTGCCCGTCGGTCCAGGACATCATCCCCACGGTCAAAAGGCGCATGGTGACCTACGGATTTTCGCCCCAGGCCGATTTCTCGGCCCTGGACGTGCGTTCATCGGGAGGGGGCAGCGTCTTTGCGGTGTCCCACAAGCAGGAGCTTTTGGGCGAAATCACCCTTGGCGTGCCGGGCCGCCACAACGTTTCCAACGCCCTTGCGGCGGTGGCCGTGGGCCTTGAGCTTTCGGTGGATTTCAAAACCATAGCCGAGGCCCTTTCCGGGTTCCAGGGCGTGGGCCGCAGGCTGGAGCTTAAAGGCGAGCGCAACGGTGTGATGGTGATAGACGATTACGGCCATCATCCCACCGAAATTGCCGCCACCTTCGCGGCCATACGCGACGCGTGGCCCAGGCGGCGGCTGGTGGTGGTTTTCCAGCCCCACCGGTACTCGCGCACCAAGGCCCTTTTCGAGGACTTCTCGCGGGCCTTCTACATGGCGGACAAGCTTATAATGCTGCCCATTTACGCGGCTTCCGAAAAGCCGATGGAAGGCGTGGACTCGAGAAACCTCTGCGCCAGCATAACCCGCCACGGCCACAAGAGCGCTGTTGCGGTGTCCGGCAAGAACGAGGCCATAGACATCCTTTGCGCGGAAACCAGGGCGGGCGACATGGTGCTCACCCTGGGAGCGGGCGACGTTTGGCAGGTGGGCGCGGCCTTTCTGGAAGCAGGGGACTAGGCCCGTGGCGATACCCGGCGACTTCCGCGACTGGCTCTCGGAGCGATTCGGGCCTTGCGCCCGATTCGGCGAGCCCATGAGCCGCCACACGAGCCTTGGCGTGGGAGGCCCTGCGGAAGCCTGGATTTCGGTGCCGGACCTTCCGGGACTTATCGAGCTTGTTTCAAAAATGCGGCAGGCGGGCCTTTCCTGGCGCATAACCGGCAGGGGCACCAACCTCTGGGTGAGGGACGAGGGGCTTTCCGGGGTGGTGATGACCCTGGGAAAGGGCTTCACCGGCATCGGCCTTATCGGCGAAGACAGCGGCCTAATCCTGGTTAGGGCCGGGGCCGGGGCCTCACTTTCGGCCCTTTGCCGCTTCGCCATAAAGCACGGCTTTTCCGGTATGAACTTCGCGGTGGGCATACCCGGATCGGTGGGCGGGGCGGTTTCCGGAAACGCCGGAACAGCGGCGGGCTGCGTGGCGGACAGGATCACGGGCCTCGAAATCATTACGCCTGACGCCGCCCCAAGGCGCATTGACAGGAATGACCTCGATTTTTCGTACAGAAGCCTTGCCCGCGCAGCCGAATTCTTCGGCTCCCCCGAAAGGCCCTCCATCATAACCGGGGCCATTTTCGCCCTTAAGCCCGGAAACGGCGATGAAATCGCAGCCGAGGCCGAGGCCCTGGCGGCCCGGAGAAAGGCCAGCCAGCCCTGGGGAGTGAAAAGCGCGGGCTGCTTTTTCAAAAATCCGAAAGGCGCGAGCGCGGGCCAGCTTATAGACAAGGCGGGCCTGAAGGGCCTTCGGGTGAATGATGCCCTGGTGTCGCCCGTTCACGCGAACTTTCTGGTCAACGCGGGCCACGCCTCGTCATCGGATTTTCTGGCCCTGGTGGAGATGGTCAAAGGCGAGGTGAAAAAAACCTTCGGAGTTGAACTGGAACTTGAAGTGATCACGCCCGGCGACTGAGAAGCCAAAGGCCCGACTGGCGGGGCGGAATCCGTTTTCAAACGACAATTTCAAACAAAAATATTTTTTTCAAAAGCGGGAAGCGGCAATGAAGCTCTGGAACAGAGAAAAGCCCGTAAAGAGGAATCTTTACAAGAAAAAGCCAGTCCCCGTCATGACCCCGAAACAGAAGCTGGTCTGGGCGGCGGGTATTTGCGCGGTGGTGGGGATAATGACCCTTTTCGGCCTTTCGGTGGTGGCGGCCTATGATCTGGCCATTCAAAGCCCGCTCTTCGCCGCTTCCAGGGTTGACGTAACCGGAAACAAGCGCCTGGACGCCAGCGAAATCCTCGAACAGGCCCGGATAGCCCCTGACGCCAACGTGCTTGCAATAAACCTGGACGAAGCCAGGGCGCGTCTTAGCGCCCATCCCTGGATAGCCTGGGCCTCGGTTTCGAGAAGGCTTCCCGACCGCCTGGAAATAAGCGTCCGCGAGCATACCCCCATGGCGGTTCTTTTCATGGGGCACAAAAAATACCTCATGAACACCGAGGGGCAGGCGTTCAAGCTCTTCGAGGAGGGGGACCCCGAAGGTCTCTGCGAGGTCAGGGGCCTTAAGCTCACCGATGTGTCCATAAAGGGCGAGCCCATGAGAAGGTCGGCAAAGGCGGTGGTGGACTTTCTGAACCTTATGCAGGCGGTGGGTTTCCCCATTCCGCCAGCCTCCGTGACCGGCCTTTATGCCGACCCCGACGTCGGCCTTTCAGTCACTGCCTTTGATCCGCCGATCACGGTTTTCATGGGATGGGACCATTACGATGAAAAAGCCGCCCGCCTGAAAAGGGTGGTTTACGAGCTTGGCAGGGAAAAGGGTCTGGCGGCCAAGTCCATCGACCTTTCCAAGGACGACCGCATAGTGGTCCGGCCCGTGCCCGAAGCCGCGCAAATCCGAAAAAAAGCCCGCAAGGAGGCATGAAAATGGGCAGGGAACCTGAACTGGTGGCAGGGCTCGACATCGGCACCACCAAAATATGTGCGGTGGTGGGCGAAGTCTCAAGCTCCGGGGTGAACATAGTGGGCATAGGCTGCCATCCCTCGGTGGGCCTTCACAAGGGCGTGGTGGTCAACATCGAGGCCACGGTGGAATCCATTCAAAGGGCCGTGGACGAGGCCGAGAAGATGAGCGGCTGCGAAATCTCCAACGTTTACGCTGGGATAGCGGGCGGCCACATCAAGGGATTCAACAGCCACGGCGTGGTGCCAATAAAGGGCAAGACCATCACCCAGACCGACGTGGACCGGGTGATCGAGGCCGCGCGGGCGGTATCCATTCCCATGGACCGGGAGATGCTCCACGTCCTGCCCCAGGAATACATCCTGGACGGCCTTGGGGGGATCAAGAACCCGGTGGGCATGACTGGCGTTCGCCTGGAGGCCCGCATCCACATCGTAACCGGCGCGGTGGCCTCGGCCCACAACATCATAAAGTGCGCCACCAAGGCCGGGCTGGACGTCATCGACATAGTGCTTGAGCCCATCGCCTCCTCCGAGGCGGTTCTCATGCCCGATGAAATGGAAGTGGGCACAGCCCTTATCGATATCGGCGGCGGCACCACAGATCTGGCCATTTTCGCCAACTCCCACATAAAGCACACCTTCGTGCTGGCCCTGGGCGGAAACAACCTTACCAACGACATAGCGATCGGCCTTCGCACCCCCATAGCGGACGCCGAAATGCTGAAGAAAAAATACGGTTCATGCGCAAGCTCCAAGATAAGCAAAGAGGAAATAATAGAGATACCCGGAGTGGGCGGGCGCACCGCCCGGAGGCTCCAGCGCCAGATACTGGGGGAAATCCTGGAGCCGCGCGTTGAGGAGATGTTCGCCCTGGTTCAGCAGGAAATCATCAGGGCCAGGATGCAGCATTACATGGCGGGCGGGCTGGTCTTAACCGGCGGCGCGGCCCTTCTGGACGGCATGACCGAGGCCGCCGAAAGGGTCTTCAACGTGCCCGCGCGCATAGGAAAGCCTCACGGGATCACCGGTTACGTGGATGCGGTGAACAACCCCATGTACGCCACGGGAGTGGGCCTGGTGCTTTACGGGGCGCGCCGGCAGACCCCCACCCAGTTTCGGATCAGGGACAAGAACCTTTTCGAGCGCGTCATTTCGCGCATGAAGCGCTGGTTCAAGGATGCGATGTGAGGAAGCGTCAACAGGCCCATGAAAAGGCGGTGAAAGGCCCTAAGCCGCCCGCCGCTTTTCATCAGCCCGTTGAAGGCCCTCGAAAGTTAACCCGGTCATTTTGTGAAACAACACCATTCGCCAAACACAGTCCAAGCGGGAAACATCATTAGCTTTGAACAAAAAGGGAGGAAGAACATGGCTGACATATACACCTACGTCGAGGGAACCTCACCGGCCAAAATCAAGGTAATAGGCACCGGGGGGGCCGGGTGCAACGCGGTGAACAACATGATAGACGCCGGAATCACGGGCGTAGATTTCATCGTGGCCAACACGGACGTTCAAGCCCTGGAGCGCTCCAAGGCCCTGAACCGCATCCAGCTGGGCGAACGCCTGTGCCAGGGCATGGGCGCGGGCGGCGATCCCGACACCGGGCGCGACGCGGCCAAGGAAAGCCGCGACTCCATCCGCCAGGCACTTGAAGGCGCGAACATGGTATTCATCGCCACCGGCCTCGGCGGCGGCACCGGCACCGGCTCCGCGCCCGTGATAGCCGAAATATGCAAGGACATGGAAATCCTCACCGTGGCCGTGGTGACCACCCCCTTTGAATGGGAGCTGGGCAGAAGGGCTTCCCTTGCCGACAGCGGCCTGAACGCGCTCAAGGAGCAGGCGGACACCGTCATAACCATTCCAAACGAAAAAATGCTGAAGCTGGCAGACGCCAACGTCCGGGCCCTGGACATTTTCAAGCAGGCCGACGAGGTGCTCATAAACTCGGTCAAGGGCGTGAGCGAGCTCATCATAAAGCCGGGTTACATCAACCGCGACTTCAAGGACCTTAAAAAGGTCATGACCAAGTCGGGCCTTGCCCTCATGGGCATAGGGGCGGCGGAAGGCGACAACAGGGCCGAGGTCGCGGCCAAGGCGGCCCTTTCCCATCCCCTCCTGGAAGACGTCAAGGCAATCGGCGCCCACGCGGTCCTGATCAACATAACCGCCGGAAGCGACCTTACCATGGCTGAAATGTACAAGGCCGCGAAGTACATCACCAACGAAACAGGCAGCCAGGCCGAGGTTTTCTTCGGGTTCGTCATCGATGATTCCCTTGGGCAGTTCCTCCAGGTCACGGTGATCGCAGCCGGAATCAGCCAGTCGAAACCGGTGTGCCTTCAAGCCGCGCCCGTGAAAGACGACAAGAAGGCGGCGGGCAAGGTGGTCAGCCTGCCCCAGCCCGAACCCGAAAACGTGTTCCAGAACCTGAAGGACATTTTCAGGGCAAGCGGCGGGATAAGCGTCGCGCCTTCCATTCTGCCCGGCCAGGCAGGCAAGATGCAAAAATCCACCCAGGCGGAAGATTCCTTTCCCGACCCCTACGACATGAAAAACGCCACGGGCGACAACCAGTACGAAAGCCCCGCCTTCCTGCGCAAGCAGGCGGTCGCAGGCGGAGGGCTCAAGTAGCAGCCGGAAGCGCCGTCAGCCGCTTCCATTCCCTTTTTCGGAAGACCCCGGCCAGGGGGGCGAATTTTCCCGCCCCCCTGGCCTATCCTTTCATGCTTGACTTAAAGACCGTCTCGGCTATCCTCGGGAAAGCCGTTTCGGTTCCGATTCTGTCCTTGACCGATTGATGCACCCGCCGCCGAAATCCCCGGGAAAGGCATTATAAAGTGGGCCTCTCATTCAAAGAAACCGGCCCCGCCTCAAAAAGCCTTCGAGGCCGCACCACCGTGGCGCTGTGCTACCCCAACACCTACGCCGTGGGCATGGCGAGCCTGGGGTTTCAGACGGTTTACAGGCTTTTTAACGAAAA from Deltaproteobacteria bacterium includes:
- a CDS encoding UDP-N-acetylmuramoyl-tripeptide--D-alanyl-D-alanine ligase, yielding MAMWTKAEILAAIEGRVIKEGPVSEFTGICLDSRLVRPGDIFIPIVGERHDAHAFIAEVAAKGASLIIVEEKRTGALPEGVTIIAVPDTTLALGRLAAHHRRKMAARILCLTGTNGKTTTKEMLFLIFSAVFATLKTKGNFNNHIGLPLTLLELRPEHAWALVEAGMNHPGEIAYLTGIAKPDIGLVNNVGPGHLEGVGSVEGVALAKKELIDGMESGIAVLNADDPWVSAMAKGFRGRVIFFGLGEKADVRATDLALTEEGQTFTLRFPESSVSVRLKAFGRHMVENAAAAAAAGYAAGIDPKIIAEALGRFEPVAGRLAPKPLESGVYLLDDTYNANPSSMAAALETLVSIKKDGRAVAILGDMFELGADSRKEHEKLGRLVARLGIDLVFVAGENARHVVAGAVGAGMDEKRIMASDREGISAAAGRALRPGDRVLVKGSRGMAMEKVLEYLAQADSAR
- a CDS encoding phospho-N-acetylmuramoyl-pentapeptide-transferase gives rise to the protein MFYYLHLLASDVSFFRVFQYITFRTIYATVTALVISFLLGPYTIRLLRRLKAGQPIRLDGPESHYDKKNTPTMGGVLILIALIPATLLWADLASIHVWVVLSVTIGSGLVGFVDDYKKVSKKDPKGLPGKQKLLFQSLVAAAACTALVTHPGFDTHLNVPFFKAFRPDLGWLYVLFGMLVIVGASNAVNLTDGLDGLAIVPVAVTAGTYLLFAYVAGNIKFATYLQVPHVTGAGEVAVFCGALVGASLGFLWYNCHPAQMFMGDVGSLALGGALGSVAVTTKQELTLVIVGGLFVAEAVSVMIQTGWFKYTRIRFGTGRRIFRMAPMHHHFEKMGWPETKVTVRFWIIAVLLALLSLSTLKLR
- the murD gene encoding UDP-N-acetylmuramoyl-L-alanine--D-glutamate ligase, translating into MDIFGKKILVVGLARSGDAAARFCLGRGAVVTVADAASSPTLAERAEKLRALGITVVLGSQEDELFHAADIIVLSPGVPHTLAPIVEAKKRGALVMGEMELACRFVEADLIAVSGTNGKTTCTTLLSKMLEKTFANVLLGGNIGDPLIGYADRSEKADCAAVEVSSFQLDTIIDFHPLVSILLNVTDDHQDRYSGMKDYAASKERLFLNQTENDFAVLNGKDGYIREMAPRIKAKKFFFAGRRENEAGADIHRDRIEFFLPGGANWTLSLEKMSLAGEHNRENVAAAALGAYLAGAKAQGIQAALDEFTGLAHRLEFVAEINGVRYYDDSKGTNVDAVLRALEGFDEPLVLIMGGRDKASDFTVLRDMVQKKVKLLILAGEAGPVIGKALSGTTAIETAPNVPEAVRMAARAAKPGWVVLLSPGCASFDAYNSYAERGRDFCRAVRSLVQ
- the ftsW gene encoding putative lipid II flippase FtsW, with amino-acid sequence MRGKGGATGKRVSTRGLDVALVVGVMGLAGIGLAMVYSASTAWALKMHGAETYFIKRQIVYFLAGITAFYVAYRIPYQIYRSLAYPLLALTGLLLILVHVPGIGHSAGGATRWIKLPGMMFQPSELARIAIVVYYAYSMTKKQKVMQNFYLGILPHILVTGLLCGLLLTQPDFGSSVLLVGVSGLMLFIGGARTSTLLFMGSYAFVLGLSLIMGSEYRSERFLAFLNPWLYENDQGYQICHSLMAFGTGGVNGSGFGDSIQKLLYLPEPHTDFIFSIIGEEAGLRGVVFVVGLYGLVLWRGIDISRRSNTMFGSYLAMGITAGIGMQAFVNMGVAMSLLPAKGLTLPFLSYGGSSLLLNMAAVGILCNIGAKRRPRLAAAKSPSRAEANSRIGRMPWPSPAM
- the murG gene encoding undecaprenyldiphospho-muramoylpentapeptide beta-N-acetylglucosaminyltransferase, with the translated sequence MAKPSHVGIIIAGGGTGGHLFPGIAVAQAAKRLDPGVRVLFVGTDKPFERDATQRAGFEHKSIAVEGLKRRSLWNKLIALVKLVGAIFTSFGIIWKFSPDIILGVGGYASAPCLLAGFLMGKKLAIQEQNVAPGITNKILGRLVGRIYASFNESGQFFPGSKILVTGNPVRLSFMDGLSGEKAPERTAAPAFTVLITGGSQGAHGMNVAVSEALKTEALRLAGISFIHQTGEADLAMMEEAYRDWGGRYVVQAFFHDMDRRYAATDLVVCRAGATTVAELTALGKPAVFVPFPFAADNHQEKNARALEASGAARVIIQKDLSGKVFADTVIELSENPSALREMAEASKRLGRPRAAMDIAADMAAWISGPEKPL